The genomic DNA ATGGAGACCGCGGGACAGATCGGCCCGGTGATCGAAGCTTGTATGGCGGTCAGCCTGGGGTTGGCCAACCATGTCGTGGTGTACCGGTCGGTATGGGAGTCCACCGCGGCCCAACAGGCCGGCGGCGGCCGGGCGTCGGTGCTGTTCGGTGGCGGCGAGTTGCCCCCGCATCTGGAGTGGATGGCTCCGTTCGGTGCACTGTCGGCGGCCAACTGGCTGGCGATGCCGGCTCAGCGTTATATGCACGACTTCGGCTTGACCCGTGAGCATCTCGGCCACATCGCGATCAACGCCCGCACCAATGCCGGTCTCAACCCCGACGCGGTGTACCGCGATCCGATGACGATGGAGGACTACCTCGGCGCCCGGATGATCTCCGAACCGCTGTGCCTCTACGACTGCGACGTGCCGTGCGACGGCGCCACAGCCGTGATCGTTTCGCGCCGCGACGCTGCGGCTGGTCTGCCGCGGCATCCGCTGACGGTGGAGTCGGTGGGACCGGGCATGTTCGAACGCGCCACCTGGGACCAACGGATGGATATCACCACGATGGCCGCCCACGATTCGGCCGCCACGCTGTGGGAGCACACCACGCTGACGCCCGCCGATGTGGACATGGCTCAGCTGTATGACGGCTTCTCCTTTCTCACCGTGATGTGGCTGGAAGCGTTGGGTTTCTGCGATCACGGCAAGGTGGGCGAGTTCTTGGGTGATGGCTCGTCCATCTCTCTGAACGGCCCGCTGCCGATCAATACCAGCGGCGGGCAGCTCTCCGGCGGGCGGTTGCACGGCATGGGCTTCCTGCACGAGGCGTGTGTGCAGATGTGGGGCGAAGGTGGCGAACGGCAGGCGCCGAAGGCTCCGGAGGTGGTGGCTGTCGGGGTCGGAGGCGGACCGGTCGCCGGGTCGATGCTGTTGAGCAGCCGGTAATTCCAGGCCGATGGGCACCGCCGAGGCCGAAGATATGACGCTCGGTGACATTGTCACCGACAATGCGGTGCGCTTTCCCGACGTCACCGCCTACCGGCACCGCAACCGCACCGTCAGCCACGCGCAGTTGCGTGACCGGGCGGTGCGGCTGGTGTCGGCGATGTCTGCGGCCGGTGTGGGGCGCCAGGATCGTATCGCGGTGCTCAGCCGCAACAGCATCGAGTTCGGTGAGCTGAATGCGGCCATTCAGCTCAGCGGAATCATCATGGCGACCATCAACTTCCGGCTTGCCCCGCCGGAAATCCACGAGGCATTGCGCCGGGTGGAACCGTCGATCATATTCGTCGCCGATGAGTGGCTCCCGGTGATCGCCGGCCAGGTGACAGATCTTCCGTCGCAGCCGCTTGTGGTGGCCATCGGCGGTGAACCGCCACCGGGAGCCGTTGGCTACGAAGCCTTCCTGGCCACTGCCCCCAGTGCCGCGCTCGAGCTCGTCGCCGAGCCCGACGATATCGCCTACCTGTTGTTCACCAGCGGCACCACCGGTGCCTCGAAGTGCTGCATCCTGGGGCAGCGGGAGATGCGTGCGGTCGCGTACACCATGAACAATGAGATGTGGTGTGGCAGTGCTGATCGCGGGCTGATCACCATGCCGATGTTCCACGTCGGGGCACTTGCGATCGTCGGCGGCCTGCATGCCCGCGGCGGAACCGTGGTGCTGCAGCAGCAGTTCGACGTCGTCGATGCGGTGCGGTTGATTGCCGCGGAGCGGATCACGGTGTTGCACCTGGCTCCGGTCATGCTCAGCGCGCTACTCGACGCCGTGGGGGCGTGCGCGGACGTGGAATCCGTACGCACAGTGGTGTATTCGGCTGCACCGATGACAGCGTCCGTTCTGCGACGGGCGATGTCGGCGCTGCCCGGCGCGGGGTTCCTCAACCTGTACGGGCAGACCGAAGTCATCGTGTCCGGGCTCCCGCGGGAACTGCATGCCCTCGATGGCCCGGACGTCGAGGAGCGTCTGCGCTCAGTGGGTTTCCCGTTTCCTGGCACGCGGGTTCGCATCGTCGACGAGGACGGAAGGGACGTGCCGGCCGGGCACGCGGGCGAAATCGTCGTGC from Mycobacterium sp. DL440 includes the following:
- a CDS encoding thiolase family protein, whose product is MSGPFDGKAVLTGAGKSQVGRRLGRTGLDLTLEAVLRAIEDAGLSVDDVDGIASYPGPGVPDAGFSGATVQEVRNALGLRSRWYMSAMETAGQIGPVIEACMAVSLGLANHVVVYRSVWESTAAQQAGGGRASVLFGGGELPPHLEWMAPFGALSAANWLAMPAQRYMHDFGLTREHLGHIAINARTNAGLNPDAVYRDPMTMEDYLGARMISEPLCLYDCDVPCDGATAVIVSRRDAAAGLPRHPLTVESVGPGMFERATWDQRMDITTMAAHDSAATLWEHTTLTPADVDMAQLYDGFSFLTVMWLEALGFCDHGKVGEFLGDGSSISLNGPLPINTSGGQLSGGRLHGMGFLHEACVQMWGEGGERQAPKAPEVVAVGVGGGPVAGSMLLSSR
- a CDS encoding class I adenylate-forming enzyme family protein, encoding MGTAEAEDMTLGDIVTDNAVRFPDVTAYRHRNRTVSHAQLRDRAVRLVSAMSAAGVGRQDRIAVLSRNSIEFGELNAAIQLSGIIMATINFRLAPPEIHEALRRVEPSIIFVADEWLPVIAGQVTDLPSQPLVVAIGGEPPPGAVGYEAFLATAPSAALELVAEPDDIAYLLFTSGTTGASKCCILGQREMRAVAYTMNNEMWCGSADRGLITMPMFHVGALAIVGGLHARGGTVVLQQQFDVVDAVRLIAAERITVLHLAPVMLSALLDAVGACADVESVRTVVYSAAPMTASVLRRAMSALPGAGFLNLYGQTEVIVSGLPRELHALDGPDVEERLRSVGFPFPGTRVRIVDEDGRDVPAGHAGEIVVRSASMFRGYWQDLAATAATLGDGWCHTGDVGRVGQRGLLYLVDRKKDVIISGGENVYSPEVEDALGALDGVAACAVVGLPDDRWGETVCAVVVPRAGASPTLESLQDGVRGRLARYKVPRRLVLVAELPVLASGKVDKKRLRAQLAV